One window from the genome of Thermaerobacter marianensis DSM 12885 encodes:
- a CDS encoding carbohydrate ABC transporter permease: protein MTYFVLAFGGAFVLVPLLWMISTSLKGRDQLYVYPPQWIPSPVRWENYVEVWTTLPFARFFLNSLFITILATVAEVASVAVVAYGFARFNFRGRHFLFMLMLSTMMLPSVIGMIPTFLIWRELGRLDTFTPLTAPAWFAWGPASVFMLRQFLLSVPRDFEDAAVLDGAGPLQMLRHVVLPMVRPALLVIALLAFQGNWTNFMAPLLYLNTPDKFPVTLGLKFLETSLGPGSEAPMWNLMMVVSLLVALPILVLYALAQRAFIEGIRLGGTKG, encoded by the coding sequence TTGACCTATTTCGTCCTGGCCTTCGGCGGCGCCTTCGTGCTGGTGCCCCTGCTGTGGATGATCAGCACGTCGCTTAAGGGGCGGGACCAGCTCTACGTGTACCCGCCGCAGTGGATCCCCTCGCCGGTGCGGTGGGAGAACTACGTGGAAGTCTGGACGACCCTGCCCTTTGCCCGGTTCTTCCTGAACAGCCTGTTCATCACCATCCTGGCCACGGTGGCCGAGGTGGCCAGCGTGGCCGTGGTCGCCTACGGCTTTGCGCGTTTCAACTTCCGCGGGCGGCACTTCCTCTTCATGCTGATGCTCAGTACCATGATGCTGCCCAGCGTCATCGGGATGATCCCCACCTTCCTGATCTGGCGGGAACTGGGGCGGCTTGACACCTTTACGCCCCTGACGGCGCCCGCCTGGTTCGCCTGGGGACCGGCCAGCGTGTTCATGCTGCGGCAATTCCTCCTCAGCGTGCCGCGGGACTTCGAGGACGCGGCGGTGCTGGACGGCGCCGGCCCCCTGCAGATGCTGCGCCACGTGGTCCTGCCCATGGTGCGGCCGGCCTTGCTGGTGATCGCCCTGCTGGCCTTCCAGGGCAACTGGACCAACTTCATGGCGCCGTTGCTGTACCTGAACACGCCGGACAAGTTCCCGGTCACCCTGGGCCTCAAGTTCCTCGAGACGTCGCTGGGGCCGGGCAGCGAGGCGCCCATGTGGAACCTGATGATGGTCGTCTCGCTGCTGGTGGCGCTGCCGATCCTGGTGCTCTACGCCCTGGCCCAGCGGGCCTTCATCGAAGGGATCCGGCTGGGCGGCACCAAGGGCTAA
- a CDS encoding glycoside hydrolase family 130 protein — MLRLPDPQHATSYLLGPFVKHPGNPILAPQGSTWEAKDVFNPAAVVKDGRVYLLYRAEDHTGPGQWNGTSRIGLAVSDDGIHFQRYPDPVLEPTEPYEWPGGCEDPRLTCIDGRYFLTYTAYDGASARLCLATSTDLVRWEKHGVLFPDWDGGTGRVWSKSGAICPEKINGRYVMYFGDTSIWVATSEDGIRWEPEPEPVLQVRPEADAFDTLLVEPGPAPLVTDRGILLVYNAAHRLADAERVRRRARTGATGTVSGAAVAAAVTPAVAAGHGPGASAWNHGTAGAAATGGQAGTAPGTARRADAAGAAGSSAGSRGPEGEAAGTVYGGPSSSGYVRYAAGQALFDLRDPRKLIWRSTHPFFEPETDDEIRGQVDHVVFVEGLVEHRGTWFLYYGMADSRIGVATYRPA, encoded by the coding sequence TTGCTCCGCCTGCCTGATCCGCAGCACGCCACGTCGTACCTGCTGGGGCCCTTCGTCAAGCACCCCGGCAACCCGATCCTCGCCCCGCAGGGTAGCACCTGGGAGGCGAAGGACGTGTTCAACCCCGCCGCGGTGGTCAAGGACGGGCGGGTGTACCTGCTCTACCGCGCCGAGGACCACACCGGCCCGGGGCAGTGGAACGGCACCTCCCGCATCGGCCTCGCCGTCAGCGACGACGGCATCCACTTCCAGCGCTACCCGGACCCGGTGCTGGAGCCCACCGAGCCCTACGAGTGGCCCGGCGGGTGCGAGGACCCGCGCCTGACCTGCATCGACGGGCGGTATTTCCTGACCTACACCGCCTACGACGGCGCGTCGGCCCGGCTGTGCCTGGCGACCTCCACCGACCTGGTCCGCTGGGAGAAGCACGGCGTGCTGTTCCCCGACTGGGACGGCGGCACGGGCCGGGTCTGGTCCAAGTCGGGCGCCATCTGCCCGGAGAAGATCAACGGCCGCTACGTCATGTACTTCGGCGACACGTCCATCTGGGTCGCCACCTCGGAGGACGGCATCCGCTGGGAGCCCGAGCCCGAACCGGTGCTGCAGGTTCGTCCCGAGGCCGACGCCTTCGACACCCTGCTGGTGGAACCCGGCCCGGCGCCACTGGTGACGGACCGCGGCATCCTGCTGGTCTACAACGCCGCCCACCGCCTGGCGGACGCCGAGCGGGTGCGCCGGCGCGCCCGCACCGGTGCCACGGGGACCGTGTCCGGGGCCGCGGTCGCAGCCGCGGTGACGCCCGCGGTTGCAGCCGGCCACGGTCCGGGAGCCTCCGCTTGGAACCACGGCACGGCGGGGGCGGCGGCAACCGGGGGACAAGCGGGGACGGCGCCCGGGACGGCACGCCGAGCGGACGCAGCGGGCGCGGCCGGGTCCTCGGCGGGCTCTCGCGGCCCGGAGGGCGAGGCCGCCGGCACCGTCTACGGCGGGCCCTCGAGCTCCGGTTACGTCCGTTACGCCGCCGGGCAGGCCCTGTTCGACCTGCGGGATCCGCGCAAGCTGATCTGGCGCTCGACCCACCCCTTTTTCGAGCCCGAGACCGACGACGAGATCCGCGGCCAAGTGGATCACGTGGTCTTCGTGGAGGGTCTGGTGGAGCACCGCGGGACGTGGTTCCTGTACTACGGCATGGCCGATTCCCGCATCGGCGTGGCGACGTACCGGCCGGCGTAA
- a CDS encoding ROK family transcriptional regulator has translation MGRRPPQREPGVPAPSGRPQLLRLHNRTLILSLLRQRPMSRAELSRQAGLALPTVSRLVDQLIRDGLVAEGQKQATGGRHATELRLRAEAGFVLGAELGRERIRVILSDLQGDVRAQAEKPRGETAEQDIAYLAAMAGALLGDAGVEPRRLMGIGVGVPGPLDPAAGTVIAPPNFRGWSYVPLRQLLQQRFRVPVWIENDANAGALAEFLLSHPQARNLVYVMADAGVGAGLVIERQLYRGEGGAGELGHCPIQLGGPPCPCGRRGCVEAIASTDAMVARYHELHGQGASGSGGPADFAALLAAEAGGDRRARAVLARGGRALGAGLAILANLLSPEVVVLGGRSVRSPSFLEAARRELERRRFGTGEVMVTTTRLNGTSVARGAALLALQGLFQSPFAPGFAPGADAVTGGGRTPVRGPEVRAGTPEG, from the coding sequence ATGGGGCGCCGCCCGCCGCAACGGGAGCCCGGCGTGCCGGCCCCCTCGGGCCGGCCCCAGCTGCTCCGGCTCCACAACCGGACGCTGATCTTGTCCCTGCTGCGGCAAAGGCCCATGTCCCGGGCCGAGCTGTCGCGGCAGGCAGGTCTGGCCCTGCCCACCGTGTCGCGCCTGGTGGATCAGCTCATCCGCGACGGGCTGGTGGCGGAGGGCCAGAAGCAGGCCACCGGCGGGCGCCATGCCACGGAGCTCCGCCTGCGGGCGGAGGCCGGGTTCGTCCTGGGGGCCGAGCTGGGCCGGGAGCGGATCCGGGTGATCCTCAGCGACCTGCAGGGCGACGTGCGGGCCCAGGCGGAGAAGCCCCGCGGCGAAACGGCCGAGCAGGACATCGCCTACCTGGCGGCCATGGCAGGTGCCCTGCTGGGCGATGCAGGGGTCGAGCCGCGGCGCCTGATGGGCATCGGCGTGGGCGTGCCGGGCCCCCTGGACCCGGCGGCGGGCACGGTCATCGCACCGCCCAACTTCCGCGGCTGGTCCTACGTCCCGCTGCGGCAGCTCCTGCAGCAGCGGTTCCGGGTGCCGGTGTGGATCGAGAACGACGCCAACGCCGGCGCCCTGGCCGAGTTCCTCCTGAGCCACCCCCAGGCCCGGAATCTGGTCTACGTCATGGCCGATGCCGGCGTGGGGGCGGGCCTGGTGATCGAGCGACAGCTTTACCGGGGTGAGGGGGGCGCCGGCGAGCTGGGCCACTGCCCGATCCAGCTGGGCGGCCCGCCCTGCCCCTGCGGGCGCCGCGGCTGCGTGGAGGCCATCGCCTCCACCGACGCCATGGTCGCGCGGTACCACGAGCTTCACGGCCAAGGGGCCTCCGGATCCGGCGGGCCCGCGGATTTTGCCGCCCTGCTGGCGGCGGAAGCCGGCGGCGATCGCCGGGCTCGCGCCGTGCTGGCCCGGGGCGGGAGGGCTCTCGGAGCCGGGCTCGCCATCCTGGCCAACCTGCTCAGCCCGGAGGTGGTGGTGCTGGGCGGGCGGTCGGTGCGGAGCCCGTCGTTCCTGGAGGCGGCCCGGCGGGAGCTGGAGCGGCGCCGCTTCGGCACGGGGGAGGTGATGGTGACCACCACCCGCCTGAACGGTACCAGCGTGGCCCGGGGCGCCGCGCTGCTGGCCCTGCAAGGGCTGTTCCAGTCGCCCTTCGCACCGGGCTTCGCACCGGGGGCCGATGCCGTCACCGGCGGCGGAAGGACCCCGGTCCGGGGCCCTGAGGTCCGCGCCGGAACGCCGGAAGGGTAG
- a CDS encoding pseudouridine-5'-phosphate glycosidase — protein MTTPHFHLGDEVRDALSRGRPVVALESTIIAHGFPYPDNLEMALAVEEEVRRAGAVPATVAVLDGCLRVGLSRAELERVARSPDLPKASIRDLPVLCALGRSAATTVASTAQVAAWAGIDVFVTGGIGGVHRGWEQTLDISADLPALARLSLVVVSAGAKTVLDMAATLEYLETHGVTVLGYGTEVFPGFYLRSTGLPVDARIDSPAEAAAVLRARRALGLPGAVLVANPIPPDDALDEGEFNGWLAQAEADLAAEGVKGKAVTPFLLARLHALSGGRTVAANRALVMNNARLGAAIARCLVGLSAEPEGEGPDGGGGGLAGKPPARGNASAGQPGSPDQVFPDEPAPGLTAGGAAVPAEGPSRPPAEALAGGGTVAALFRRWWALGHDGGRSAMGAPAAPGGSPGGRGR, from the coding sequence ATGACGACGCCCCATTTCCACCTGGGCGACGAGGTGCGGGACGCCCTCAGCCGGGGCCGGCCGGTGGTGGCCCTGGAGTCCACCATCATCGCCCACGGCTTTCCGTATCCCGACAACCTGGAGATGGCGCTGGCGGTGGAGGAGGAGGTACGGCGGGCGGGCGCGGTGCCGGCCACGGTGGCCGTCCTCGACGGCTGCCTGCGGGTCGGCCTGAGCCGGGCGGAGCTGGAGCGGGTGGCGCGCAGCCCGGACCTGCCCAAGGCGTCCATCCGCGACCTGCCGGTGCTGTGCGCCCTGGGGCGGAGCGCGGCGACCACCGTGGCGTCGACCGCCCAGGTGGCGGCGTGGGCGGGAATCGACGTGTTCGTGACGGGCGGCATCGGCGGCGTGCACCGGGGCTGGGAGCAGACCCTGGACATCTCCGCCGACCTGCCGGCCCTGGCCCGCCTGTCGCTGGTGGTGGTCTCCGCGGGCGCCAAGACGGTGCTCGACATGGCCGCCACCCTGGAGTATCTGGAGACCCACGGGGTGACGGTGCTGGGGTACGGGACCGAGGTGTTCCCCGGGTTTTACCTGCGGTCGACGGGGCTGCCCGTGGATGCCCGCATCGACTCGCCGGCCGAGGCGGCGGCAGTGCTGCGGGCCCGGCGGGCCTTGGGCCTGCCGGGGGCCGTACTGGTGGCCAACCCGATCCCCCCGGACGATGCCCTGGACGAAGGGGAGTTCAACGGCTGGCTGGCCCAGGCCGAGGCGGACCTGGCGGCCGAAGGGGTCAAGGGCAAGGCGGTGACGCCCTTCCTCCTGGCGCGGCTGCACGCTCTCAGCGGCGGCCGGACCGTGGCCGCCAACCGCGCCCTGGTGATGAACAACGCCCGGCTGGGCGCCGCCATCGCCCGCTGCCTGGTGGGTCTCTCAGCGGAACCGGAAGGTGAGGGGCCGGATGGCGGCGGTGGTGGTCTGGCCGGAAAGCCCCCTGCTCGGGGGAATGCATCGGCGGGGCAACCGGGGTCCCCGGACCAAGTTTTCCCGGACGAACCGGCTCCCGGCTTGACGGCGGGGGGCGCGGCCGTGCCCGCTGAGGGGCCGTCGAGACCTCCAGCCGAGGCGTTGGCCGGCGGGGGCACGGTGGCCGCGCTCTTCCGCCGGTGGTGGGCGTTGGGGCACGATGGCGGACGCTCGGCGATGGGCGCGCCGGCGGCTCCCGGGGGTTCACCGGGGGGTCGAGGCCGATGA
- a CDS encoding carbohydrate ABC transporter permease — protein MAVWSWYVDALRDYAATVILLGILMLLVYAGLRALGRSRETALGFTFVLPWLVGFLAFQLFPFVASLYLAFTDYDVLSPPRWVGLENFARLLGDPKFLASLKFTALYALFSVPLGIAGSLACALLLNRDIKGVGFWRTLYYVPAVIPAVATAVLWRWLLSTDGLVNTVLAPVYALLGMEKPRWFLDPETILPGFVIMSLWGVFGANTVILLAGLKNIPRELYDAAEVDGASGWARFRHVTVPMLSPTLFYVLVTGLIGALQMFTQAFFIETPRSTVTFLQVYIYQEAFGLRHMGYASAMAWVFLLVILALTLLVFRSSPLWVYYESEVRGEDRAARGPQAPGRRLDLFRPGLRRRLRAGAPAVDDQHVA, from the coding sequence GTGGCGGTGTGGTCGTGGTACGTGGACGCTCTGCGGGATTATGCGGCGACGGTCATCCTGCTGGGCATCTTGATGCTGCTGGTCTACGCTGGCCTGCGGGCCCTGGGGCGTAGCCGGGAGACCGCCCTGGGGTTCACCTTCGTCCTCCCCTGGCTGGTGGGCTTCCTGGCCTTTCAGCTTTTCCCCTTTGTCGCGTCCCTGTACCTGGCTTTCACCGACTACGACGTACTGTCCCCGCCCCGCTGGGTGGGCCTGGAGAACTTCGCCCGGCTGCTCGGCGATCCCAAGTTTCTCGCCTCCCTGAAGTTCACGGCTTTGTACGCCCTCTTCAGCGTGCCCTTGGGCATCGCCGGCTCCCTCGCCTGCGCCCTGCTCCTGAACCGCGACATCAAGGGCGTAGGGTTCTGGCGGACCCTGTACTACGTGCCGGCCGTGATCCCGGCCGTGGCCACGGCGGTGCTGTGGCGGTGGCTGCTCTCCACCGACGGGCTGGTCAACACGGTGCTCGCACCCGTCTACGCCCTGCTGGGCATGGAGAAGCCCCGCTGGTTCCTGGACCCCGAAACCATCTTGCCGGGGTTCGTCATCATGAGCCTGTGGGGCGTCTTCGGGGCCAACACGGTGATCCTGCTGGCAGGGCTGAAGAACATCCCCCGCGAGCTCTACGACGCCGCCGAGGTCGACGGCGCCTCGGGCTGGGCGCGGTTCCGCCACGTCACGGTGCCCATGCTGAGCCCCACGCTGTTCTACGTGCTGGTGACGGGGCTGATCGGTGCCCTGCAGATGTTCACCCAGGCGTTCTTCATCGAGACGCCGCGGTCGACCGTGACGTTCCTCCAGGTTTACATCTACCAGGAGGCCTTCGGGCTGCGGCACATGGGGTACGCCTCGGCCATGGCCTGGGTCTTCCTGCTGGTGATCCTGGCGCTGACCCTGCTGGTGTTCCGCTCGTCGCCCCTGTGGGTGTATTACGAGAGCGAGGTGCGAGGTGAGGACCGTGCCGCGCGAGGTCCACAGGCGCCTGGCCGACGCCTTGACCTATTTCGTCCTGGCCTTCGGCGGCGCCTTCGTGCTGGTGCCCCTGCTGTGGATGATCAGCACGTCGCTTAA
- a CDS encoding IS110 family transposase codes for MLRVGIDQASQHHDVCLASAGQAPSYLRVPNDADGLEELLAAIRRREPDPAQVHVAIEGSGQGLFVAALLATGFQVYPVNPKAVDRYRDRLSPAGSKDDRRDALVLAEILRTDRHRLQPLRLESDTLRQLRVVYSHHQTLVEERTRLLNQLIACLRTYYPRALELFADLGRPVAWTFLRTFPTPAHFARARRSRIEKLLRQHRYPGVAAKTAELLELARKPQLPADPATVALWARRMLFLVDQLEAVGRELEACHQQLEALVQAHPDGDLFRSVKGIGTVLAAGVITVFGEDRQAVPSVRPVQCRSGTAPVTVRSGKTVRVRFRRACNKQARNTLQLLAQQLVLHHAWAREIYQAHRDRGRHYHEALRIVAHHALRVLFAMWRDRQPYDPTRFEAARRQRQEPKAA; via the coding sequence ATGTTGCGCGTCGGAATCGACCAGGCCAGCCAACATCACGACGTCTGCCTGGCGTCCGCGGGGCAGGCACCTTCCTACCTCCGGGTCCCCAACGATGCGGACGGGCTTGAGGAATTGCTCGCCGCGATCCGGCGTCGGGAACCGGACCCGGCGCAGGTGCACGTCGCCATCGAAGGCTCGGGACAGGGGCTCTTCGTGGCGGCGCTCCTCGCCACAGGCTTTCAGGTCTATCCCGTCAATCCCAAGGCGGTGGACCGCTACCGGGACCGCCTCTCGCCGGCCGGCAGCAAGGACGACCGCCGCGATGCCCTGGTCCTGGCCGAGATCCTCCGCACGGATCGCCATCGCCTTCAGCCCCTGCGCCTGGAGAGCGACACCCTGCGCCAGCTCCGGGTGGTCTACAGCCACCACCAGACCCTGGTGGAGGAACGCACCCGGCTCCTCAATCAGCTCATCGCCTGCCTGCGCACGTACTACCCGCGGGCCCTGGAGCTGTTTGCCGACCTGGGCCGGCCCGTGGCCTGGACCTTTTTGCGCACTTTTCCGACCCCCGCTCACTTCGCCCGCGCCCGCCGGTCCCGGATCGAGAAGCTGTTGCGCCAGCATCGGTACCCCGGCGTGGCCGCCAAGACTGCCGAACTGCTCGAGCTCGCGCGCAAGCCCCAGCTCCCGGCCGATCCGGCCACCGTAGCTCTTTGGGCTCGCCGCATGCTCTTTCTGGTGGATCAGCTCGAAGCCGTCGGCCGCGAGCTCGAGGCCTGTCACCAGCAGTTGGAGGCTTTGGTGCAGGCGCATCCGGACGGGGATTTGTTTCGATCCGTGAAAGGCATTGGCACGGTCCTGGCCGCCGGTGTGATCACCGTCTTCGGGGAGGACCGCCAGGCGGTCCCCAGCGTCCGCCCCGTCCAATGCCGCTCGGGAACGGCCCCGGTCACGGTCCGCAGCGGTAAGACCGTCCGGGTGCGTTTCCGCCGTGCTTGCAACAAACAAGCCCGGAATACGCTGCAGCTACTGGCGCAGCAGCTCGTCCTGCACCATGCCTGGGCCCGAGAGATTTACCAGGCCCACCGCGACCGAGGGCGTCACTACCATGAAGCCTTACGCATCGTGGCCCACCACGCCCTTCGGGTTCTGTTTGCGATGTGGCGGGATCGTCAGCCCTACGACCCCACCCGGTTCGAGGCGGCTCGTCGCCAGCGCCAGGAGCCGAAAGCCGCGTAG
- a CDS encoding XdhC family protein, with the protein MDAVTAAIGAALAAGGQGVVATITRTRGSTYRREGARMFIPAAGDPVGSLSGGCLEGDVAAVAAEVMATGRPRRVGYDMTADDDALWGLGLGCNGAVEVLIEPLQPWHGQLVAWREAGRRLAVVVPLPPLEPRDPAAAAPAEAGDGLADEPGPGEGAAPGRGSLPAGCGTGWPAAGGGTGGAAAEGRAGDGAGGEVAGDRNAAPRRHLIVRPGGGADGSLGSPDLDDLLARTARQWLEQGRTGTLAVGGAGEFFIESVLPPPVLLVCGAGHDAVPVVEAAAPLGFDVVVADSRPAFARPERFPRARRVVRTHPEDLRRHVTLDDRTFVVIMTHNFLQDAGFLQAVLGSPVRYIGLLGPRRRAERLLDELRQRGVEPTPDQLARIHAPVGLDIGGETPEEIACSLLAEVQAVRYGRPAGFLRDRPGPIHPRAEEERARG; encoded by the coding sequence GTGGATGCGGTGACGGCCGCCATCGGCGCCGCCCTGGCGGCGGGCGGGCAGGGGGTGGTGGCCACCATCACGCGGACGCGGGGTTCAACCTACCGGCGCGAGGGGGCCCGCATGTTCATCCCCGCCGCCGGCGATCCGGTGGGGAGCTTGAGCGGCGGCTGCCTGGAAGGCGACGTGGCCGCCGTGGCGGCGGAGGTCATGGCCACCGGGCGCCCCCGCCGGGTGGGGTACGACATGACGGCCGACGACGACGCCCTCTGGGGCCTGGGCCTGGGCTGCAACGGGGCGGTGGAGGTGCTGATCGAGCCGTTGCAACCCTGGCACGGGCAGCTCGTGGCGTGGCGGGAGGCCGGCCGGCGCCTGGCGGTGGTGGTCCCCCTGCCGCCCCTGGAACCTCGGGATCCGGCGGCGGCGGCGCCGGCGGAGGCGGGCGACGGGCTGGCGGACGAACCCGGCCCTGGGGAGGGGGCCGCACCCGGCCGCGGGAGCCTTCCGGCCGGCTGTGGCACCGGGTGGCCCGCCGCGGGGGGCGGAACGGGTGGCGCCGCCGCGGAGGGCCGCGCGGGCGATGGGGCAGGGGGCGAAGTCGCCGGTGATCGGAACGCGGCCCCGCGCCGGCATCTCATCGTCCGGCCCGGCGGCGGCGCCGACGGTTCCCTGGGCTCGCCGGACCTGGACGACCTCCTCGCCCGCACCGCCCGCCAGTGGCTGGAGCAGGGCCGGACGGGCACCCTGGCGGTCGGCGGGGCAGGGGAGTTCTTCATCGAATCGGTGTTGCCGCCGCCGGTGCTGCTGGTCTGCGGGGCGGGCCACGACGCGGTGCCGGTGGTGGAGGCGGCGGCACCCCTGGGCTTCGACGTGGTGGTCGCCGACAGCCGGCCCGCCTTCGCCCGGCCGGAACGCTTCCCCCGGGCGCGGCGGGTGGTGCGCACCCACCCCGAAGACCTGCGCCGGCATGTCACCCTGGACGACCGGACCTTCGTGGTCATCATGACCCACAATTTCCTGCAGGACGCAGGCTTTTTGCAGGCGGTATTGGGGAGCCCGGTGCGGTACATTGGTCTTCTGGGCCCGCGGCGGCGGGCGGAGCGCCTGCTGGACGAGCTCCGCCAGCGCGGGGTGGAGCCCACCCCCGACCAGCTCGCCCGCATCCACGCCCCCGTGGGCCTGGACATCGGCGGCGAGACGCCCGAGGAGATCGCCTGCAGCCTGCTGGCGGAGGTGCAGGCGGTGCGGTACGGCCGGCCGGCCGGGTTCCTCCGTGACCGGCCGGGCCCCATCCATCCCCGAGCCGAGGAGGAGCGAGCGCGAGGATGA
- a CDS encoding AAA family ATPase, producing the protein MHEAVQEILTKLEERGYIGDRSIATAIHLAIRLEKPLLIEGHAGVGKTEIARVMADVLGTDLIRLQCYEGLDAAAALYEWNYPRQLLRIRMQEGDRRDAAEREAEIFSPEFLLKRPLLDAITREDRAPVLLIDEVDRADEEFEAFLLEVLSDFQVTIPELGTIRARHRPFVVLTSNRVRELSEALRRRCLYLWIGYPDFAKETRIVEARLPGINRRLAEQVVRFIQQLRTLGLNKPPGVAETLDWARALVALHRDELDEETVEATLGCVLKHVEDVERLGRGELQRILATVRGGR; encoded by the coding sequence GTGCATGAGGCCGTCCAGGAGATCCTCACCAAGCTGGAAGAACGCGGCTACATCGGCGACCGGTCGATCGCCACGGCGATCCACCTGGCCATCCGGCTTGAAAAGCCCCTTCTCATCGAAGGCCACGCCGGGGTCGGCAAGACGGAGATCGCCCGGGTGATGGCCGACGTCCTCGGCACGGACCTCATCCGCTTGCAATGCTACGAGGGGCTGGACGCGGCGGCGGCGCTCTACGAGTGGAACTACCCGCGCCAGCTGCTGCGGATCCGCATGCAGGAGGGCGACCGGCGGGACGCCGCGGAGCGGGAGGCGGAGATCTTCTCCCCCGAGTTCCTGCTCAAGCGGCCGCTGCTGGACGCCATCACCCGGGAAGACCGGGCGCCGGTGCTCTTGATCGACGAGGTGGACCGGGCCGACGAGGAGTTCGAGGCCTTCCTCCTCGAGGTGCTTTCCGACTTCCAGGTCACCATCCCCGAACTTGGCACGATCCGCGCCCGGCACCGGCCCTTCGTGGTGCTCACCTCCAACCGGGTGCGGGAGCTGTCCGAGGCCCTGCGCCGGCGGTGCCTCTACCTGTGGATCGGCTACCCCGACTTCGCCAAGGAGACCCGCATCGTCGAGGCCCGCCTGCCGGGGATCAACCGGCGCCTGGCCGAGCAGGTGGTCCGGTTCATCCAGCAACTGCGGACCCTGGGGCTGAACAAGCCGCCCGGCGTGGCGGAGACCCTGGACTGGGCGCGGGCGCTGGTCGCCCTGCACCGCGACGAGCTCGACGAGGAGACGGTGGAAGCCACGCTGGGATGCGTCCTCAAGCACGTGGAAGACGTCGAGCGCCTGGGCCGCGGCGAGCTGCAGCGGATCCTGGCCACCGTCCGCGGGGGGCGGTGA
- a CDS encoding ABC transporter substrate-binding protein produces the protein MGVQIRLGRRVLARAARITALLLAVAVLATGCSLPSAGGGQPATGSGGSSGSGDGASSGGEKVTIRLATWAHAEEAKELQAILDRINAESDRWQIVHEPIPSDYATKIQTMLAGNTAPDLFWLAQEDVIPFAASGVLLKLDEHLQNDSRPAANLSDYFEPILGAFTYEGGVYGLPWIAQPVVLYYNKKLFDEAGVPYPDETWTWETFKEAAAKLTRDTNGDGKPDVYGFTMNGWPPFAMFVWQAGGDLIGEDGRTAPIDSPEALEAARFYQELVYNPKYAVPEDVIAEQGFADMFKAGKVAMFMGGASDDLDRVPNLDVGVAPVPSGPKGRVTFAWTAATVVNAKSPHVQEAIDALIELTEGIHHWKIVAPRKSLATREQLLASEPRKEKAADVILQSLEFMRPLRIVPQYKAFDQALWEQYLDPLFRKQGTPEELAPKVRPELEKILQQES, from the coding sequence GTGGGTGTCCAGATTCGGTTGGGCCGGCGGGTTCTGGCCCGTGCGGCCCGCATAACCGCCCTGTTGCTGGCCGTGGCCGTGCTGGCCACGGGCTGCAGCCTGCCGTCGGCAGGCGGCGGGCAGCCGGCCACGGGCAGCGGCGGCAGTTCGGGCTCAGGAGACGGCGCCAGCTCAGGCGGCGAGAAGGTGACCATCCGCCTGGCCACCTGGGCCCACGCGGAGGAGGCCAAGGAGCTGCAGGCCATCCTCGACCGCATCAACGCCGAGAGCGACAGGTGGCAGATCGTCCACGAGCCCATCCCCAGCGACTACGCCACCAAGATCCAGACCATGCTGGCGGGCAACACCGCCCCCGACCTGTTCTGGCTGGCCCAGGAGGACGTGATCCCCTTCGCCGCCTCCGGGGTGCTGCTGAAGCTGGACGAGCACCTGCAGAATGATTCCCGCCCGGCGGCCAACCTCAGCGACTACTTCGAGCCCATCCTGGGCGCCTTCACCTACGAGGGCGGCGTCTACGGCCTGCCCTGGATCGCCCAGCCCGTCGTGCTCTACTACAACAAGAAGCTCTTCGACGAGGCGGGCGTGCCGTACCCGGATGAAACCTGGACCTGGGAGACCTTCAAGGAGGCCGCGGCCAAGCTCACCCGGGACACCAACGGGGACGGCAAGCCCGACGTCTACGGCTTCACCATGAACGGCTGGCCGCCCTTCGCCATGTTCGTCTGGCAGGCCGGCGGCGACCTGATCGGCGAAGACGGCCGCACGGCCCCCATCGACTCCCCCGAGGCGCTGGAGGCCGCCCGGTTCTACCAGGAACTGGTCTACAACCCCAAGTACGCGGTGCCCGAGGACGTCATCGCCGAGCAGGGTTTCGCCGACATGTTCAAGGCCGGCAAGGTGGCCATGTTCATGGGCGGCGCCTCCGACGACCTGGACCGCGTGCCCAACCTGGACGTGGGCGTGGCGCCGGTGCCCAGCGGCCCCAAGGGCCGGGTGACCTTCGCCTGGACGGCGGCCACGGTGGTCAACGCCAAGTCGCCCCACGTGCAAGAGGCCATCGACGCCCTGATCGAGCTGACCGAAGGCATCCACCACTGGAAGATCGTCGCGCCGCGGAAGTCCCTGGCGACCCGCGAGCAACTGCTGGCGTCGGAGCCGCGCAAGGAGAAGGCCGCCGACGTGATCCTCCAGTCCCTCGAGTTCATGCGGCCGCTGCGCATCGTGCCGCAGTACAAGGCTTTCGATCAGGCGCTGTGGGAGCAGTACCTGGATCCGCTGTTCCGCAAGCAGGGGACGCCGGAGGAACTGGCCCCCAAGGTGCGGCCTGAGCTGGAGAAGATCCTGCAGCAGGAGTCGTGA